One window of the Anaerosporomusa subterranea genome contains the following:
- a CDS encoding undecaprenyl-diphosphate phosphatase, with translation MSETLIAIIIGIVEGITEFLPISSTGHMILVGSLLGFEGEKASVFEVFIQLGAILSVLILYRQTFFNLFRPRKLQGGGFTIWHISAGILPVLVVGFLLHKPIKTYLFSPLTVIIGLIAGAILMLAAEKFSGRPMTRQLDEISIRQATIVGLFQMLSLWPGFSRSGSTIAGGLFFGLSRKAAADFSFVIAVPLMFAACLYDLLKIWHTLSMADLSMFATGFVVAFFVAYLSIVWFLGFLNKSTLAAFAYYRFVVAGLSYYYFFVR, from the coding sequence GTGAGCGAGACGCTTATTGCAATTATTATCGGTATTGTAGAGGGAATAACAGAATTTCTGCCCATTTCTTCGACCGGGCATATGATTTTGGTTGGTTCGCTTTTGGGATTTGAAGGTGAGAAGGCCAGTGTGTTCGAAGTATTTATCCAGTTAGGTGCAATTCTATCAGTTCTTATCCTTTATCGCCAGACCTTCTTCAACCTATTTCGACCGCGCAAACTTCAAGGCGGCGGATTCACTATTTGGCATATCTCGGCAGGAATTTTGCCAGTCTTGGTTGTGGGATTTTTGCTGCATAAGCCAATTAAAACATATCTCTTTTCTCCGTTAACTGTCATTATTGGCTTGATTGCTGGCGCGATCCTTATGCTGGCGGCTGAAAAATTTTCTGGCAGACCGATGACTCGCCAACTTGATGAAATTAGTATTCGCCAAGCGACGATAGTCGGTTTATTTCAGATGTTATCTCTCTGGCCTGGGTTTTCGCGCTCTGGTTCAACTATTGCTGGAGGGTTGTTTTTTGGCCTAAGCCGTAAGGCTGCAGCTGATTTCTCATTTGTTATTGCGGTACCGCTAATGTTTGCCGCTTGTTTATACGACTTGCTAAAGATTTGGCATACCTTAAGCATGGCTGATCTGAGCATGTTCGCTACTGGATTTGTTGTTGCGTTTTTTGTTGCGTACTTGTCAATCGTCTGGTTTCTGGGTTTCCTCAACAAATCCACTCTGGCTGCGTTTGCCTATTACCGCTTCGTAGTCGCTGGACTATCCTATTATTATTTCTTTGTTCGGTAG
- a CDS encoding NUDIX hydrolase, whose amino-acid sequence MKQRFSFCPKCGGKLDYVPRGGIDRLTCESCDYIMYENPVVGVAGIYLQEGRILLGRRSQTSTYPGLWCIPCGYVEYNEDVQEAVKREFLEETGLRIKPECVFTVLSNFHNPQMHTVGIWFSVSVLGGSIKPGDDLDQVAFFSLDSVPDLAFPTDHTVLAMLRDRMIK is encoded by the coding sequence ATGAAGCAGAGGTTTTCTTTTTGCCCTAAATGTGGTGGAAAACTGGATTATGTACCGCGTGGTGGAATCGATCGTCTTACATGTGAGTCTTGTGATTATATAATGTATGAAAATCCGGTAGTTGGCGTGGCGGGAATTTATCTACAGGAAGGCAGAATCTTGCTGGGCCGACGTTCCCAAACATCTACATATCCTGGCTTATGGTGCATTCCCTGTGGCTATGTAGAATATAATGAGGATGTACAGGAAGCTGTGAAAAGGGAATTTCTTGAGGAAACAGGACTACGTATCAAACCGGAGTGTGTTTTCACCGTACTTTCTAATTTTCATAATCCCCAAATGCATACAGTCGGGATTTGGTTTTCGGTCAGTGTGCTGGGCGGGAGTATCAAACCAGGCGACGACTTAGACCAAGTAGCTTTTTTTTCACTTGACTCTGTTCCGGATTTGGCGTTTCCTACAGACCATACGGTCCTTGCCATGCTCCGTGATCGCATGATAAAATAG
- a CDS encoding peroxiredoxin gives MLAKVSQKAPDFSMSTTKNLDELDHLARLSDYCGKWLIMFFYPMDFTFVCPTEIRGFNSRLEEFKKMNAEVLGVSTDSIFSHRAWIKTPPTAGGLGEIRYPLASDITKQVARDYGVLLEEKGVALRGLFIIDPEGVLRYQVITDENIGRSVDETLRVLQALQTGGLCPIDWHPGDRTL, from the coding sequence ATGCTCGCTAAAGTGAGCCAAAAAGCTCCTGATTTCTCCATGTCGACAACAAAAAACCTTGATGAACTTGACCACCTGGCTCGACTTTCGGACTATTGTGGCAAGTGGCTGATCATGTTTTTCTATCCAATGGATTTCACGTTTGTCTGCCCGACAGAAATACGCGGCTTCAATTCACGGCTAGAGGAATTCAAAAAAATGAATGCTGAGGTGCTGGGGGTTAGTACAGACAGTATTTTCAGCCATCGCGCTTGGATCAAAACGCCACCGACTGCTGGTGGACTTGGCGAAATTCGCTATCCGCTTGCTTCAGACATAACAAAGCAAGTCGCCCGCGATTATGGGGTTTTGTTGGAAGAGAAGGGTGTTGCATTACGGGGTCTGTTTATCATTGATCCTGAAGGTGTTTTGCGCTACCAGGTAATTACCGATGAAAACATCGGGCGTAGTGTGGATGAGACGCTACGGGTGTTACAGGCCTTGCAGACAGGCGGACTCTGCCCGATCGACTGGCATCCTGGTGACAGAACCCTGTAA
- a CDS encoding 6-phosphofructokinase, which translates to MTTVKTIGILTGGGDCPGLNAVIRAAVKTALRRGIRVWGVQNGFGGLVEDQMVELDDRSVSGILPRGGTILGTTNRDNPFAYAVEIDGKTQYQDMSAKALENLRSKGIEALIVIGGDGSLAIAAKFNALGLPVVGVPKTIDNDIPGTERTFGFDTAVSIAGEALDRLHTTAESHHRVMVLEVMGRYAGWIALHAGLAGGADCILIPEIPYRMESVLEKISRRRQVGKHFSLIVIAEGAKPENGEVTISRIVENSHEKIRLGGVGEKLAREVESSTGLESRCTVLGHVQRGGTPTAFDRVLCTRYGVAAAECLVEGVSGCMVALRQDRIIRLPIVDIAGRSRQIEPDDELVCAGRAIGICFGD; encoded by the coding sequence ATGACGACGGTTAAAACTATTGGTATTCTAACAGGCGGCGGTGACTGCCCTGGTCTAAATGCTGTAATCCGGGCGGCTGTAAAAACAGCGTTGAGACGCGGGATTCGGGTATGGGGAGTCCAAAATGGTTTTGGGGGACTTGTCGAAGACCAAATGGTTGAACTTGATGACCGGAGCGTTTCAGGCATTTTACCGCGCGGCGGCACAATTCTCGGCACGACAAACCGTGATAATCCTTTTGCGTATGCTGTAGAGATTGACGGAAAAACTCAGTATCAGGATATGTCGGCGAAAGCGCTGGAAAATCTGAGGAGCAAAGGTATTGAGGCACTCATTGTTATCGGCGGTGACGGTAGTCTGGCCATTGCGGCTAAGTTCAACGCCCTGGGGCTTCCAGTTGTAGGAGTTCCGAAAACTATTGATAATGATATTCCTGGCACAGAAAGAACCTTTGGTTTTGATACTGCTGTTAGCATAGCTGGAGAAGCACTCGACCGTCTTCATACCACTGCTGAATCGCATCATCGGGTAATGGTGCTAGAGGTAATGGGTCGTTACGCCGGCTGGATTGCTTTGCACGCAGGATTGGCCGGAGGTGCGGATTGCATCCTAATTCCTGAGATACCTTATCGCATGGAGTCTGTATTGGAGAAAATTAGCCGACGGCGACAAGTTGGTAAACATTTTAGCTTGATTGTCATCGCTGAAGGGGCAAAGCCTGAGAATGGCGAGGTCACCATTTCCCGAATAGTTGAAAACAGTCATGAGAAGATACGCTTAGGCGGGGTCGGAGAGAAACTAGCAAGAGAGGTCGAGTCCTCGACAGGACTTGAGTCTCGTTGCACTGTACTGGGCCATGTGCAGCGTGGCGGCACGCCAACAGCCTTTGATCGCGTTCTATGTACTCGCTATGGTGTAGCGGCGGCTGAGTGTTTAGTCGAGGGCGTTAGTGGTTGCATGGTAGCTCTGCGACAAGACCGGATTATCCGATTGCCGATAGTGGATATCGCTGGCCGCAGTCGCCAAATTGAGCCTGATGACGAATTAGTTTGCGCTGGGCGCGCTATCGGGATCTGCTTTGGTGATTGA
- the brxF gene encoding BREX-3 system P-loop-containing protein BrxF, with protein sequence MMVQRIVKFVHDTKTLDEKLVLIVGQPGSGKSNIMRELSAMRGWEYIDSRILVTEELLELMPKVRPVEAPQIMDSVLTKLEAEVILLDGIQALFAPVLQLDPLSMLRRLSRKHTIVSAWPGQFENGKLVFNQDGRLPYREYDAEGLSLVQVD encoded by the coding sequence ATGATGGTGCAACGTATTGTGAAATTCGTACATGATACCAAAACACTTGATGAGAAACTGGTATTGATAGTCGGACAGCCAGGTAGTGGTAAGAGTAACATCATGCGAGAACTTAGTGCTATGCGTGGCTGGGAATATATCGACTCTCGCATTCTGGTAACTGAAGAGCTACTCGAGTTAATGCCAAAGGTAAGGCCAGTGGAAGCGCCTCAGATTATGGATAGTGTTTTGACCAAGCTGGAGGCAGAGGTTATTTTACTGGATGGTATTCAGGCGCTTTTTGCCCCGGTCCTGCAACTAGATCCGCTGAGTATGCTGCGCCGGCTTAGCCGTAAGCACACGATTGTGTCAGCCTGGCCGGGACAATTTGAAAATGGGAAATTAGTCTTTAATCAGGACGGACGTTTGCCATACCGAGAGTATGATGCAGAAGGACTCAGTCTTGTTCAAGTGGACTAA
- the sigH gene encoding RNA polymerase sporulation sigma factor SigH, with the protein MRVSAQRDGYSCFENMTDEEIVLDAKDNDSTIAQEYLIGKYRNFVRAKARSYFLIGADREDIIQEGMIGLYKAIRDFRNDKLSSFRAFAELCVTRQIITAIKTATRQKHIPLNSYVSLNKPIYDEDSDRTLLDVLSGSKISDPEELVINREEFVDIEQKMGEILSELEWKVLMAYLDGKSYQEIAVELERHVKSIDNALQRVKRKLERYLDNRADDSDIRGMYKGLVGLNREMQEIEYCGSVEE; encoded by the coding sequence ATGCGGGTTAGTGCTCAACGCGATGGATATAGTTGTTTTGAGAACATGACCGACGAGGAAATCGTGCTAGACGCTAAGGATAATGATAGCACGATCGCGCAAGAGTATCTGATTGGCAAATACCGCAACTTCGTTCGGGCGAAAGCTAGGTCGTACTTTCTGATTGGCGCTGATCGTGAAGACATCATTCAGGAAGGCATGATTGGCTTATACAAAGCAATCCGTGATTTTCGCAATGACAAACTTTCTTCTTTCCGGGCATTTGCCGAGTTGTGTGTGACCAGGCAGATTATTACCGCTATTAAAACTGCTACTAGGCAAAAACATATTCCGCTGAACTCATATGTATCTCTTAATAAACCCATTTATGATGAGGATTCTGACCGGACGCTTTTGGATGTTCTTTCTGGATCAAAAATTTCTGATCCGGAAGAATTAGTGATTAACCGCGAAGAATTTGTTGATATCGAACAGAAAATGGGCGAAATTTTGAGCGAACTTGAGTGGAAAGTGCTCATGGCCTATCTAGATGGTAAATCATATCAGGAAATTGCTGTTGAACTTGAGCGACACGTAAAGTCAATTGACAATGCGTTACAACGAGTTAAGCGGAAATTAGAACGATATCTTGACAATCGGGCTGATGATAGCGATATTCGCGGCATGTATAAAGGCTTGGTCGGGCTTAATCGGGAAATGCAAGAGATCGAGTATTGCGGTTCGGTAGAAGAATAA
- a CDS encoding NYN domain-containing protein encodes MDILLVDGYNVLHSVYQELLAELGHARDKFAADLAEYAAFEGVQAILVFDAHSVVGAADRSELLVEGLEIVYTSEGETADSFIEKLAYRLVRQGERVFVVTSDRMEQTVALGTGAYRITARELGIRVKQTKQKLRDETQAATRRDRRELASHLSEDVAARLDKLRHKR; translated from the coding sequence ATGGACATTTTGCTGGTTGATGGATATAATGTCCTTCACTCGGTGTACCAGGAGCTTTTAGCTGAGTTGGGACACGCAAGAGACAAATTCGCGGCAGATCTGGCAGAATATGCCGCCTTTGAAGGGGTGCAGGCGATACTGGTTTTTGACGCTCATTCGGTTGTCGGAGCGGCAGACCGCTCTGAATTATTGGTGGAGGGACTCGAAATCGTTTATACATCTGAAGGGGAAACTGCTGATAGCTTCATTGAAAAACTTGCGTATAGGCTTGTTCGACAGGGCGAACGAGTTTTTGTCGTGACATCTGACCGGATGGAGCAGACAGTTGCATTAGGGACAGGGGCGTACCGCATTACCGCCCGCGAACTTGGCATACGGGTCAAACAGACAAAGCAAAAGCTACGTGATGAAACGCAAGCCGCAACACGGCGTGATCGCCGCGAACTCGCCAGCCACCTCAGTGAAGATGTCGCAGCTAGGCTGGACAAGCTGCGGCATAAGCGCTGA
- a CDS encoding VanW family protein → MNLPNLQLKSKYVLILAPLLLVSIGLTFAVYPLFHDQVYAGVMLEDQNVSGKTRTELIEMLSQSNERSREKTVSVYYGDQAYSIQARDVGFSIDVESTAAVIWNYGRVGSWWDRIQSIRTASSRDQNLPVHIVFDQEKLNAIVATWKRQLEKPPQNATLSLTTGGPIPETKGVRLMEEELKTSLLRSFYRDDIQYIPMPMVAVEPKVTAESLRQAGIVVMQSIFSTQFNTEDAKRSINVKLAADKINGQILQPGQTFSFNETVGPRDKASGFQEALEFFDGELVPGIGGGVCQVSSTIYNAVLLANLDIKERLNHGKPLSYIGLGRDATVVYGVLDFKFVNSSNSPIMLMCEVKGNTLYAAVFGREKLKETIDIIIIDQKEIPPVTVKKPDPDLLVGETKVENKGAPGYDLKVYRLVSTEGKVIKREFLSKDQYMADNIIIKVGVKPKPVALIKDKK, encoded by the coding sequence ATGTTGGAAGATCAAAACGTTAGTGGCAAAACGCGGACGGAATTGATCGAGATGCTTAGCCAATCGAACGAACGCAGTCGCGAGAAAACCGTTTCAGTTTACTATGGTGATCAGGCATATTCAATTCAGGCAAGAGATGTAGGATTCTCTATCGATGTGGAATCCACTGCAGCAGTAATATGGAATTATGGAAGAGTTGGCTCCTGGTGGGATCGAATCCAAAGCATACGTACTGCAAGTAGCAGGGATCAGAATCTACCGGTGCACATTGTTTTTGACCAAGAGAAACTAAATGCTATTGTGGCTACCTGGAAACGTCAGCTTGAAAAACCGCCGCAGAACGCGACCTTGAGTTTGACAACAGGTGGGCCAATTCCTGAAACCAAGGGCGTCAGGCTGATGGAGGAAGAACTGAAGACTTCTCTGCTACGGTCCTTTTACCGTGATGATATTCAGTATATACCTATGCCTATGGTTGCAGTTGAGCCCAAGGTAACCGCTGAGTCTTTGCGGCAGGCAGGCATAGTTGTCATGCAGTCCATTTTCTCCACACAGTTTAATACCGAAGACGCTAAACGATCGATCAATGTTAAACTGGCTGCAGATAAGATAAATGGTCAAATCTTGCAGCCAGGTCAGACATTTTCTTTTAATGAAACAGTCGGTCCTAGGGATAAGGCGAGCGGGTTCCAAGAAGCGCTGGAGTTTTTTGACGGAGAACTAGTGCCGGGGATAGGCGGCGGTGTATGTCAGGTCTCATCTACTATATATAATGCGGTTCTGCTAGCTAATTTGGACATTAAAGAACGGCTAAATCATGGTAAGCCACTTTCCTATATCGGTCTTGGTCGGGATGCCACCGTGGTGTACGGGGTACTAGATTTTAAGTTTGTTAACTCGTCAAATTCGCCGATTATGCTCATGTGTGAAGTGAAGGGCAACACGTTATATGCCGCAGTTTTTGGCCGTGAAAAACTGAAAGAAACTATTGATATTATTATAATTGATCAAAAGGAAATACCACCAGTGACTGTCAAAAAGCCTGATCCAGATTTACTAGTCGGTGAAACTAAGGTTGAAAATAAAGGCGCTCCTGGCTATGACCTTAAGGTTTACCGATTGGTCAGCACGGAGGGCAAGGTCATAAAACGGGAATTTCTCAGTAAAGACCAGTATATGGCTGATAATATCATCATCAAAGTGGGCGTAAAACCTAAACCGGTAGCTCTAATAAAAGATAAAAAATGA